From Streptomyces sp. NBC_01460, a single genomic window includes:
- a CDS encoding ABC transporter ATP-binding protein, which yields MTPAGSLLTAHGLHKAYGSTPALDGASFSVHPGEVVAVMGPSGSGKSTLLHCLAGIVTPDSGTVTYAGRELSAMSDAERSALRRGDFGFVFQFGQLVPELTCVENVALPLRLAGVRRKAAEGTALEWMARLEVEDLAAQRPGEVSGGQGQRVAVARALVASPKVVFADEPTGALDSLNGERVMELLTESARTAGTAVVLVTHESRVAAYSDREVVVRDGRCRDLEYAV from the coding sequence GTGACCCCCGCCGGCTCCCTCCTCACGGCCCACGGCCTGCACAAGGCCTACGGCTCGACGCCCGCGCTCGACGGCGCCTCGTTCTCCGTGCACCCCGGCGAGGTCGTCGCCGTCATGGGGCCGTCCGGCTCCGGCAAGTCGACGCTGCTGCACTGTCTCGCCGGCATCGTCACGCCGGACTCCGGCACCGTCACCTACGCCGGACGCGAGCTGTCCGCGATGTCCGACGCCGAGCGCAGCGCCCTGCGCCGCGGCGATTTCGGCTTCGTCTTCCAGTTCGGTCAGCTCGTCCCCGAGCTGACCTGCGTGGAGAACGTCGCCCTGCCGCTCCGGCTCGCCGGTGTCCGGCGCAAGGCGGCCGAGGGCACCGCCCTGGAGTGGATGGCGCGCCTGGAGGTCGAGGACCTGGCCGCCCAGCGTCCCGGCGAGGTCTCCGGCGGTCAGGGCCAGCGCGTCGCCGTCGCCCGCGCCCTGGTCGCCTCCCCGAAGGTGGTCTTCGCGGACGAGCCGACCGGTGCGCTCGACTCGCTCAACGGCGAGCGGGTCATGGAGCTCCTCACCGAGTCCGCCCGGACGGCCGGCACGGCCGTCGTGCTCGTGACGCACGAGTCGCGGGTGGCCGCGTACTCGGACCGCGAGGTCGTCGTCCGCGACGGCCGCTGCCGCGACCTGGAGTACGCCGTATGA
- a CDS encoding PadR family transcriptional regulator, with the protein MSIGHTLLGLLESGPRHGYDLKRAFDERFGHDRPLHYGQVYATMSRLLKNGLVEVDGVETDGGPERKRYAITDAGITDVAAWLAQPEKPEPYLQSTLYTKVVLALLTGRDAADLLDAQRSEHLRLMRILTDRKRKGDLADQLICDHALFHLEADLRWLELTAARLGRLAEVVAP; encoded by the coding sequence ATGTCAATCGGTCACACCCTCCTCGGACTCCTGGAGTCCGGCCCCCGCCACGGCTACGACCTCAAGCGCGCGTTCGACGAGAGGTTCGGGCACGATCGCCCCCTGCACTACGGCCAGGTCTACGCGACCATGTCCCGCCTGCTGAAGAACGGCCTCGTCGAGGTCGACGGGGTCGAGACGGACGGCGGGCCCGAGCGCAAGCGGTACGCCATCACGGACGCCGGCATCACCGATGTCGCCGCCTGGCTCGCACAGCCCGAGAAGCCGGAGCCGTACCTCCAGTCGACCCTCTACACGAAGGTCGTCCTCGCGCTGCTCACCGGCCGCGACGCCGCCGACCTGCTGGACGCCCAGCGCTCCGAGCACCTGCGCCTGATGCGCATCCTCACGGACCGCAAGCGCAAGGGCGACCTCGCCGACCAGCTGATCTGCGACCACGCGCTCTTCCACCTCGAAGCCGACCTCCGCTGGCTGGAACTGACCGCCGCGCGGCTCGGCCGGCTCGCCGAGGTGGTCGCCCCGTGA
- a CDS encoding SPFH domain-containing protein, translating to MSAPHDLPGTTGPGADLTPDAPEMPAPQVREVTAHSIPGGLGLLLTVLGVFLGVALAIVGGVLGSDGHNGVGIPLFVLGLLLAVASFFCMSGVKMVAPGEARVIQLFGRYVGTIRADGLRWINPLTSSRKISTRVRNHETAVLKVNDAYGNPIELAAIVVWKVEDTAQALFEVDDFLEFVATQTEAAVRHIAIEYPYDAHEEGGLSLRGNAEEITEKLAVELTARVQAAGVRIIESRFSHLAYAPEIASAMLQRQQAGAVVAARQQIVEGAVGMVEMALTRIAEQDIVELDSERKAAMVSNLMVVLCGDRAAQPVLNTGTLYQ from the coding sequence ATGTCCGCACCGCACGACCTTCCCGGCACCACGGGCCCGGGCGCCGACCTGACGCCGGACGCGCCCGAGATGCCCGCCCCGCAGGTCAGGGAGGTGACCGCCCACTCCATCCCCGGCGGCCTGGGGCTCCTGCTGACCGTCCTCGGGGTGTTCCTCGGCGTGGCGCTCGCCATCGTCGGGGGCGTCCTCGGCTCCGACGGGCACAACGGGGTCGGCATCCCGCTCTTCGTCCTCGGACTGCTCCTGGCCGTCGCCTCCTTCTTCTGCATGAGCGGTGTGAAGATGGTCGCTCCGGGCGAGGCCCGGGTCATCCAGCTCTTCGGCCGTTACGTCGGAACGATCCGCGCGGACGGCCTGCGCTGGATCAACCCGCTGACGTCCAGCCGCAAGATCTCCACCCGGGTCCGCAACCACGAGACGGCCGTCCTGAAGGTCAACGACGCCTACGGCAACCCGATCGAGCTGGCGGCGATCGTCGTCTGGAAGGTCGAGGACACGGCGCAGGCGCTCTTCGAGGTCGACGACTTCCTGGAGTTCGTCGCCACCCAGACCGAGGCGGCCGTCCGGCACATCGCGATCGAGTACCCGTACGACGCCCACGAGGAGGGCGGGCTCTCCCTGCGCGGCAACGCCGAGGAGATCACCGAGAAGCTCGCGGTGGAGCTCACGGCGCGGGTGCAGGCGGCGGGCGTGCGGATCATCGAGTCCCGGTTCAGCCATCTCGCCTACGCCCCCGAGATCGCCTCGGCGATGCTCCAGCGGCAGCAGGCGGGGGCGGTCGTCGCGGCCCGTCAGCAGATCGTGGAGGGCGCGGTGGGCATGGTCGAGATGGCCCTGACGCGGATCGCGGAGCAGGACATCGTCGAGCTCGACTCCGAGCGCAAGGCGGCCATGGTCAGCAACCTGATGGTGGTGCTGTGCGGCGACCGTGCGGCGCAGCCGGTCCTGAACACGGGCACGCTCTACCAGTGA
- a CDS encoding transglycosylase domain-containing protein — protein sequence MGRADERRAQGRGARQAAEGGRIRRLFTWRKVLGTFFGLCLLVMGAFAALYVYVDVPEANAQAEKQSNVYKYSDGTLLARSNSEVNREIVDLGVVPKSVQHAFVAAENKSFYRDQGVDLKGTARGLLNTLSGKGKQGGSTITQQYVKNYYLTQDQTVTRKLKELVISLKVDQRMKKDDILAGYLNTVYYGRGASGIQAAAQAYYGVDAKDLDTSQGAYLASLLQAPSQYDWAYATPTGKKLVKERWAYTLNNMVDEGWLDRAERDKLTFPVPKAPKAAPGMEGQTGYLVEAANDEMKRQGITDEMLDAGGWTVTLNIDRKRQKQLEKSVNRQLENQLDRDTNKVDATVQAGATSVDPKTGRVVALYGGVGATEHWYNNATRQDYQPASTFKPLVLASALENGSKTQDGDLIGLNTIYDGTSKRPVVGSSVPFAPQNEDDISYDSPTVQRAMDKSINSVFAQMVVDADPSAVKKTALALGVPDKNFPETPAMTLGTMNASTWDMAGVYATLDNHGKKVTPTIVKSAANRDRTMEPVDGVGGQVISRASADTVTKALTEVVDIGSGHEANTSAYDAAGKTGTSENNKAAWFTGYTPELSTAVALFGESTKEGGGQVSLTGTANSGRANGGGFPAKIWADYTLGALGGGSDATFDLEGVERGETAVTETPSVTPSETEEPSETPSEEPEEPSESPSETPGEESPPVETPSETPSQTPSGTPSETKDPDDGEQPPGERPGAEGLLGQ from the coding sequence ATGGGTCGAGCGGATGAGCGACGAGCCCAGGGGCGGGGAGCGCGCCAGGCCGCCGAGGGCGGCCGAATACGCCGGCTCTTCACCTGGCGCAAGGTCCTGGGCACCTTCTTCGGGCTCTGCCTGCTGGTGATGGGCGCCTTCGCGGCGCTCTACGTGTACGTCGACGTGCCCGAGGCCAACGCCCAGGCCGAGAAGCAGAGCAACGTCTACAAGTACAGCGACGGCACGCTCCTGGCCCGCAGCAACTCCGAGGTCAACCGCGAGATAGTCGACCTCGGCGTCGTACCGAAGAGCGTCCAGCACGCCTTCGTCGCCGCCGAGAACAAGTCCTTCTACCGGGACCAGGGCGTCGACCTCAAGGGCACCGCGCGAGGCCTGCTCAACACGCTCTCCGGCAAGGGCAAGCAGGGTGGTTCCACGATCACGCAGCAGTACGTGAAGAACTACTACCTCACCCAGGACCAGACGGTCACCCGCAAGCTCAAGGAGCTGGTGATCTCGCTCAAGGTCGACCAGCGCATGAAGAAGGACGACATCCTCGCCGGGTACCTGAACACGGTGTACTACGGGCGCGGCGCGAGCGGCATCCAGGCGGCGGCGCAGGCCTACTACGGCGTCGACGCCAAGGATCTCGACACCTCCCAGGGCGCCTACCTCGCCTCCCTCCTCCAGGCCCCCAGCCAGTACGACTGGGCCTACGCCACCCCGACCGGCAAGAAGCTGGTCAAGGAGCGCTGGGCCTACACGCTGAACAACATGGTCGACGAGGGCTGGCTCGACCGGGCCGAGCGGGACAAGCTGACGTTCCCCGTCCCGAAGGCGCCCAAGGCGGCCCCCGGCATGGAGGGCCAGACCGGCTACCTCGTCGAGGCCGCCAACGACGAGATGAAGCGGCAGGGCATCACCGACGAGATGCTGGACGCCGGGGGCTGGACGGTCACCCTCAACATCGACCGGAAGCGGCAGAAGCAGCTCGAGAAGTCGGTGAACCGGCAGCTGGAGAACCAGCTCGACCGGGACACGAACAAGGTCGACGCGACCGTGCAGGCCGGCGCCACCTCCGTGGATCCGAAGACCGGCAGGGTGGTCGCGCTGTACGGAGGCGTCGGCGCCACCGAGCACTGGTACAACAACGCCACCCGCCAGGACTACCAGCCGGCCTCCACCTTCAAGCCGCTGGTGCTCGCCTCCGCGCTGGAGAACGGCTCGAAGACCCAGGACGGCGACCTGATCGGCCTGAACACGATCTACGACGGCACCAGCAAGCGCCCCGTGGTCGGCAGCAGCGTCCCGTTCGCCCCGCAGAACGAGGACGACATCAGCTACGACAGTCCGACCGTCCAGCGGGCCATGGACAAGTCGATCAACTCCGTCTTCGCGCAGATGGTCGTCGACGCCGACCCGAGCGCCGTGAAGAAGACGGCGCTCGCCCTGGGCGTGCCGGACAAGAACTTCCCCGAGACGCCCGCGATGACCCTGGGCACCATGAACGCCTCCACGTGGGACATGGCCGGGGTCTACGCCACCCTGGACAACCACGGCAAGAAGGTCACCCCGACCATCGTGAAGTCCGCCGCGAACCGTGACCGCACCATGGAGCCGGTCGACGGCGTGGGCGGCCAGGTGATCAGCAGGGCGTCCGCCGACACCGTGACGAAGGCGCTGACCGAGGTCGTCGACATCGGCTCCGGCCACGAGGCCAACACCTCCGCCTACGACGCCGCGGGCAAGACGGGCACGTCGGAGAACAACAAGGCGGCCTGGTTCACCGGCTACACCCCGGAGCTCTCCACCGCCGTGGCCCTGTTCGGCGAGTCCACCAAGGAGGGCGGCGGCCAGGTCAGCCTCACCGGCACGGCCAACTCCGGCCGGGCCAACGGCGGCGGATTCCCCGCGAAGATCTGGGCGGACTACACGCTGGGCGCGCTCGGGGGCGGCTCGGACGCCACCTTCGACCTGGAGGGTGTGGAGCGCGGCGAGACGGCGGTGACCGAGACCCCCTCGGTCACCCCGTCCGAGACCGAGGAGCCCTCCGAGACGCCGTCCGAGGAGCCGGAGGAGCCCTCCGAGTCGCCGAGCGAGACGCCCGGCGAGGAGTCGCCGCCGGTCGAGACGCCGAGCGAGACCCCTTCCCAGACGCCGAGCGGGACACCCAGCGAGACCAAGGACCCCGACGACGGTGAGCAGCCGCCGGGCGAGCGGCCGGGCGCCGAGGGGCTGCTCGGGCAGTAG
- a CDS encoding ATP-binding SpoIIE family protein phosphatase, producing the protein MTEHPTSHEGRQPLAARPQERARPRQQEAPPGAAATAAIPGPSPAVPNAVKGPVPNALPNPAPGAEAAAPVADTQTVSRREGDRLRFVGAATRRIARGIDLDEIVLGLCRASVPTFSDAILVYLRDPLPVGDERPANPFVLRLRRTDRLRLADEESESGPEGERLRLPVTDPQAGLLPAADLCEIMAGGALAEVLRGVRPVFGDSAAARVALPELLGAGRTVPTGHRAILAPLRGRRRVIGAAVFLRGTDRPPFEANDLLVAAQLATHTALGIDKAVLYGREAYIADELQRTMLPDSLPQPTGVRLASRYLPAAETARVGGDWYDAIPLPGSRVALVVGDVMGHSMTSAAIMGQLRTTAQTLAGLDLPPQEVLHHLDEQAQRLGSDRMATCLYAVYDPVAHRITIANAGHPPPVLLHLGGRAEVLRVPPGAPIGVGGVDFEAVELDAPAGATLLLYTDGLVESRMRDVWTGIEILRERLAATAQLTGPDHSPPLEALCDDVLDMLGPGDRDDDIALLAARFDGIAPSDVAYWFLEPEDAAPGRARRLARRALSRWGLDDLSDEVELLVSEVVTNAVRYAERPVTLRLLRTDILRCEVGDDSPQLPRQRRARETDEGGRGLFLVNRLARRWGATRLSTGKVVWFEMATP; encoded by the coding sequence GTGACGGAGCATCCCACCTCCCACGAAGGCCGACAGCCCCTCGCTGCCCGGCCGCAGGAACGCGCCCGGCCCCGGCAGCAGGAGGCCCCGCCGGGCGCCGCTGCCACGGCCGCGATCCCCGGCCCCTCCCCCGCGGTGCCGAACGCGGTGAAGGGCCCGGTCCCGAACGCCCTGCCGAACCCGGCACCCGGCGCGGAGGCCGCCGCACCCGTCGCCGACACCCAGACGGTCTCCCGCCGCGAGGGGGACCGTCTGCGTTTCGTCGGCGCGGCGACCCGCCGGATCGCCCGGGGCATAGACCTGGACGAGATCGTGCTGGGCCTGTGCCGGGCGAGCGTGCCCACGTTCTCCGACGCCATACTCGTCTACCTCCGCGACCCGCTCCCGGTGGGCGACGAGCGCCCGGCCAACCCCTTCGTACTGCGGCTGCGGCGCACCGACAGGCTGCGGCTGGCCGACGAGGAAAGCGAGAGCGGTCCGGAGGGCGAGCGGCTGCGGCTGCCCGTCACCGACCCGCAGGCCGGGCTGCTGCCCGCGGCCGACCTGTGCGAGATCATGGCGGGCGGCGCGCTCGCCGAGGTGCTGCGCGGGGTACGCCCCGTGTTCGGTGACTCCGCCGCGGCCCGCGTGGCCCTGCCCGAGCTGCTGGGGGCGGGCCGGACGGTGCCGACCGGGCACCGCGCGATCCTGGCGCCGCTGCGCGGCCGGCGCCGGGTGATCGGTGCCGCGGTCTTCCTGCGCGGCACGGACCGCCCGCCGTTCGAGGCCAACGACCTCCTGGTCGCGGCGCAGCTGGCCACGCACACGGCGCTCGGCATCGACAAGGCCGTGCTGTACGGGCGCGAGGCGTACATCGCCGACGAGCTCCAGCGCACGATGCTGCCCGACTCGCTGCCCCAGCCCACCGGCGTACGCCTGGCCTCGCGCTACCTCCCGGCCGCGGAGACGGCCCGGGTGGGCGGCGACTGGTACGACGCGATCCCGCTGCCCGGCAGCAGGGTCGCCCTGGTCGTCGGTGACGTGATGGGGCACTCCATGACGTCCGCGGCGATCATGGGCCAGCTGCGCACCACCGCGCAGACCCTGGCGGGACTCGACCTGCCTCCGCAGGAGGTCCTGCACCATCTGGACGAGCAGGCCCAGCGGCTCGGCAGCGACCGCATGGCGACCTGCCTGTACGCGGTGTACGACCCCGTCGCACACCGCATCACCATCGCCAACGCGGGGCACCCGCCGCCCGTGCTGCTCCATCTGGGGGGCCGGGCCGAGGTGCTCCGGGTGCCGCCGGGCGCGCCGATCGGGGTCGGCGGGGTCGACTTCGAGGCCGTCGAGCTGGACGCGCCGGCCGGTGCCACGCTGCTGCTGTACACGGACGGCCTGGTGGAGTCCCGGATGCGGGACGTCTGGACGGGCATCGAGATCCTTCGGGAGCGGCTGGCCGCCACCGCCCAGCTGACGGGGCCGGACCACTCGCCGCCGCTGGAAGCGCTCTGCGACGACGTGCTGGACATGCTCGGGCCGGGCGACCGGGACGACGACATCGCCCTGCTCGCCGCCCGCTTCGACGGGATCGCCCCGAGTGACGTCGCGTACTGGTTCCTCGAACCGGAGGACGCGGCTCCGGGACGTGCCCGCAGGCTGGCCCGCAGGGCCTTGAGCAGGTGGGGCCTGGACGACCTCTCGGACGAGGTGGAGCTGCTGGTCAGCGAGGTGGTGACCAACGCCGTGCGCTACGCGGAGCGGCCGGTGACACTGCGGCTGCTGCGCACGGACATCCTGCGCTGCGAGGTCGGCGACGACTCCCCGCAGCTGCCCAGGCAACGGCGTGCCCGGGAGACGGACGAGGGCGGCCGGGGACTGTTCCTGGTCAACCGGCTGGCCAGGCGGTGGGGGGCGACCCGGCTCTCCACGGGCAAGGTGGTCTGGTTCGAGATGGCGACCCCCTAG
- the fomD gene encoding cytidylyl-2-hydroxypropylphosphonate hydrolase: protein MTATDAGTGAGTGAGAGDGVRWAPGDRILWRYRANERPGDGDGTVHICRPVTVVQDTDELLAVWMASGTECVRPVLADGTQVHAEPLATRYTRPRTTARSRWFGSGVLKLARPGDPWSVWLFWDRGWLFRNWYVNLEEPRSRWAGGVDSQDHFLDISVRPDHSWEWLDEDEFAQAQRVGLMDEATARRVREAGLAAVEVIQRWGAPFSDGWEHWRPEPHWQVPPLPDDWDRTPAPTPS from the coding sequence ATGACAGCGACGGACGCGGGTACGGGAGCAGGCACCGGGGCGGGTGCGGGGGACGGAGTGCGCTGGGCGCCGGGGGACCGGATTCTCTGGCGCTACCGGGCCAACGAGAGGCCCGGTGACGGCGACGGCACGGTCCACATCTGCCGGCCGGTCACCGTCGTCCAGGACACGGACGAGCTGCTGGCCGTGTGGATGGCGTCCGGCACCGAGTGCGTGAGACCGGTCCTCGCCGACGGCACCCAGGTGCACGCCGAGCCCCTCGCCACCCGCTACACCCGCCCGCGCACGACGGCGCGCTCGCGGTGGTTCGGCTCGGGGGTGCTGAAGCTGGCCCGGCCGGGCGACCCCTGGTCGGTCTGGCTGTTCTGGGACCGGGGCTGGCTCTTCCGCAACTGGTACGTCAACCTCGAGGAGCCCCGCTCACGCTGGGCGGGCGGGGTCGATTCGCAGGACCACTTCCTCGACATCTCCGTACGCCCCGACCACAGCTGGGAGTGGCTCGACGAGGACGAGTTCGCCCAGGCCCAGCGCGTCGGGCTGATGGACGAGGCCACCGCCCGGCGGGTGCGCGAGGCCGGGCTGGCCGCGGTCGAGGTGATCCAGCGCTGGGGCGCGCCCTTCAGTGACGGCTGGGAACACTGGCGGCCCGAACCCCACTGGCAGGTCCCCCCGCTGCCCGATGACTGGGACCGCACCCCCGCCCCCACGCCGTCGTGA
- a CDS encoding class II fumarate hydratase — MDGTAEETTYRVEHDSMGEVKVPAHAKWRAQTQRAVENFPISGQRLERAHIEALARIKAAAAKVNAELKVLDPDIADAIQEAAAEVAEGRWDEHFPVDVFQTGSGTSSNMNTNEVVATLAGERLGREVHPNDHVNASQSSNDVFPSSIHIAATAAVTADLIPALEHLAASLERKSAEFSEVVKSGRTHLMDATPVTLGQEFGGYAAQIRHGVERLRASLPRLAELPLGGTAVGTGINTPPGFSAAVIAEVARTTGLPLTEARNHFEAQGARDGLVEASGQLRTIGVSLTKISNDLRWMASGPRTGLAEISLPDLQPGSSIMPGKVNPVIPEAVLMVAAQVTGNDATVAAAGAAGNFELNVMLPVIAKNLLESVRLLANASRLLADRTVDGITADAERARRYAESSPSVVTPLNKYIGYEEAAKVAKKSLADGTTIRETVLAGGYVDRGDLTLEQLDEALDVLRMTRP, encoded by the coding sequence ATGGACGGAACGGCCGAGGAAACGACGTACCGCGTCGAGCACGACTCGATGGGCGAGGTGAAGGTGCCCGCGCACGCCAAGTGGCGTGCACAGACCCAGCGCGCGGTGGAGAACTTCCCGATCTCCGGGCAACGGCTGGAGCGCGCCCACATCGAGGCGCTGGCCCGGATCAAGGCGGCCGCCGCCAAGGTGAACGCCGAGCTGAAGGTGCTGGATCCGGACATCGCGGACGCGATCCAGGAGGCGGCCGCCGAGGTCGCGGAGGGCCGCTGGGACGAGCACTTCCCCGTCGACGTCTTCCAGACGGGTTCCGGCACGTCGTCCAACATGAACACCAACGAGGTCGTGGCCACGCTGGCCGGCGAGCGGCTGGGGCGCGAGGTCCACCCCAACGACCACGTCAACGCGTCCCAGTCGTCGAACGACGTGTTCCCGTCGTCGATCCACATCGCCGCGACGGCCGCCGTCACCGCCGACCTGATCCCGGCACTCGAACATCTGGCTGCCTCGCTGGAGCGGAAATCGGCCGAATTCTCGGAGGTCGTGAAGTCGGGCCGTACGCATCTGATGGACGCCACGCCCGTCACCCTGGGCCAGGAGTTCGGGGGCTACGCGGCGCAGATCCGTCACGGTGTCGAGCGGTTGCGCGCCTCGCTCCCCCGCCTCGCCGAACTACCCCTGGGCGGTACGGCGGTGGGCACCGGGATCAACACCCCGCCCGGTTTCTCCGCAGCGGTGATCGCCGAGGTCGCCCGCACGACCGGGCTGCCGCTCACCGAGGCCAGGAACCACTTCGAGGCGCAGGGGGCCAGGGACGGGCTCGTCGAGGCCTCGGGCCAGCTCCGTACCATCGGCGTCTCCCTCACCAAGATCTCCAACGACCTGCGCTGGATGGCCTCCGGCCCCCGCACCGGCCTGGCCGAGATCAGCCTGCCCGACCTGCAGCCCGGCTCGTCGATCATGCCGGGCAAGGTCAATCCGGTGATCCCGGAGGCGGTGCTGATGGTCGCCGCCCAGGTGACGGGCAACGACGCCACGGTCGCCGCCGCCGGGGCGGCCGGAAACTTCGAGCTCAACGTGATGCTCCCGGTCATCGCGAAGAACCTGCTCGAGTCGGTGCGGCTGCTCGCCAACGCCTCCCGGCTGCTCGCGGACCGCACGGTCGACGGCATCACGGCCGACGCCGAGCGGGCGCGGCGGTACGCGGAGTCCTCTCCCTCGGTCGTCACCCCGCTCAACAAGTACATCGGCTACGAGGAGGCGGCGAAGGTCGCCAAGAAGTCCCTGGCCGACGGCACGACGATCCGGGAGACCGTGCTGGCCGGAGGGTACGTCGACCGCGGCGACCTGACGCTGGAACAGCTGGACGAGGCCCTGGACGTGTTGCGTATGACCCGGCCATGA
- a CDS encoding fumarate hydratase — protein sequence MPEFAYSDLLPLGEDTTPYRLVTAEGVSTFEADGRTFLKVAPEALRTLAAEAMHDISHYLRPAHLAQLRRIVDDPEASSNDKFVALDLLKNANIAAAGVLPMCQDTGTAIVMGKRGQNVLTEGGDEEALSHGVFDAYTKLNLRYSQMAPLTMWDEKNTGSNLPAQIELYATDGGAYKFLFMAKGGGSANKSFLYQETKAVLNEASMMTFLEEKIRSLGTAACPPYHLAIVVGGTSAEFALKTAKYASAHYLDELPAEGSPTGHGFRDKDLEQKVFELTQKIGIGAQFGGKYFCHDVRVVRLPRHGASLPVAIAVSCSADRQATAKITAEGVFLEQLEKDPARFLPDTTDEHLDESGDVVKIDLNQPMDDILAELTRYPVKTRLSLTGPLVVARDIAHAKIKERLDAGEEMPQYLKDHPVYYAGPAKTPEGYASGSFGPTTAGRMDSYVAQFQAAGGSKVMLAKGNRSKQVTDACDAHGGFYLGSIGGPAARLAQDCIKKVEVVEYEELGMEAVWRIEVEDFPAFVVVDDKGNDFFTEPAPAPTFTSIPVRGPGLG from the coding sequence ATGCCAGAGTTTGCGTACTCCGATCTGCTCCCCCTGGGAGAGGACACCACGCCGTACCGGCTGGTGACCGCCGAGGGCGTCTCGACCTTCGAGGCCGACGGCCGTACGTTCCTCAAGGTGGCTCCGGAGGCCCTGCGCACCCTCGCCGCCGAGGCGATGCACGACATCTCGCACTACCTGCGGCCCGCGCACCTCGCGCAGCTGCGCCGCATCGTCGACGACCCCGAGGCCTCCTCCAACGACAAGTTCGTCGCGCTGGACCTCCTGAAGAACGCGAACATCGCCGCCGCGGGCGTCCTGCCGATGTGCCAGGACACCGGCACGGCGATCGTCATGGGCAAGCGCGGCCAGAACGTGCTCACCGAGGGCGGTGACGAGGAGGCCCTGTCGCACGGCGTCTTCGACGCGTACACGAAGCTCAATCTGCGGTACTCGCAGATGGCCCCGCTGACCATGTGGGACGAGAAGAACACCGGCTCGAACCTGCCGGCGCAGATCGAGCTGTACGCGACGGACGGCGGCGCCTACAAGTTCCTCTTCATGGCGAAGGGCGGCGGCTCGGCCAACAAGTCCTTCCTGTACCAGGAGACCAAGGCGGTCCTCAACGAGGCCTCCATGATGACGTTCCTGGAGGAGAAGATCCGTTCGCTGGGTACGGCGGCCTGCCCGCCGTACCACCTGGCGATCGTCGTCGGCGGCACGTCGGCCGAGTTCGCGCTGAAGACCGCGAAGTACGCCTCCGCGCACTACCTGGACGAGCTGCCCGCCGAGGGATCCCCGACCGGCCACGGCTTCCGGGACAAGGACCTGGAGCAGAAGGTCTTCGAGCTGACGCAGAAGATCGGCATCGGCGCCCAGTTCGGCGGCAAGTACTTCTGCCACGACGTCCGGGTCGTCCGCCTCCCCCGGCACGGCGCCTCCCTGCCCGTCGCGATCGCCGTGTCCTGCTCGGCCGACCGCCAGGCGACCGCGAAGATCACCGCCGAGGGCGTGTTCCTGGAGCAGCTGGAGAAGGACCCGGCGCGTTTCCTCCCCGACACCACCGACGAGCACCTGGACGAGTCCGGTGACGTGGTGAAGATCGACCTGAACCAGCCGATGGACGACATCCTCGCCGAGCTGACCAGGTACCCGGTCAAGACCCGCCTCTCGCTGACCGGCCCGCTGGTCGTGGCACGCGACATCGCGCACGCCAAGATCAAGGAGCGGCTGGACGCGGGCGAGGAGATGCCGCAGTACCTCAAGGACCACCCGGTGTACTACGCGGGCCCGGCCAAGACCCCCGAGGGTTACGCGTCCGGCTCCTTCGGCCCGACGACGGCCGGCCGGATGGACAGCTACGTCGCGCAGTTCCAGGCGGCGGGCGGCTCCAAGGTGATGCTCGCCAAGGGCAACCGGTCCAAGCAGGTCACGGACGCGTGCGACGCGCACGGCGGCTTCTACCTCGGCTCGATCGGCGGCCCCGCCGCCCGTCTCGCACAGGACTGCATCAAGAAGGTCGAGGTCGTCGAGTACGAGGAGCTCGGCATGGAGGCGGTCTGGCGGATCGAGGTCGAGGACTTCCCCGCGTTCGTCGTGGTCGACGACAAGGGCAACGACTTCTTCACCGAGCCCGCCCCGGCACCGACCTTCACCAGCATCCCGGTCCGCGGCCCCGGCCTCGGCTGA
- a CDS encoding DUF1707 SHOCT-like domain-containing protein translates to MDLEKQPQQPVAPAGPAPAGIRASDADRDRIADILREAVAEGRLTAEEHAERVDLVYRAKTVGELEPLVQDLPAPGGSTRQAGSPYADTTGASGPAENLVAVFSGSTRRGRWRVGGRTNAFALFGSVEIDLTEALFGQRLTVINATSIFGSVEIKVPENISLRGSGTGVFGNFEVDTLESADPEAPVVVVNGYSVFGSVEAKPKRGKLIANLHQQLRKHLGH, encoded by the coding sequence GTGGACCTCGAGAAGCAGCCTCAGCAGCCCGTCGCTCCGGCCGGTCCCGCGCCCGCCGGGATCCGCGCCTCCGACGCGGACCGCGACCGGATCGCGGACATCCTGCGGGAGGCCGTGGCCGAAGGCCGGCTGACCGCCGAGGAGCACGCCGAGCGGGTCGACCTCGTCTACCGGGCCAAGACCGTCGGCGAGCTCGAGCCGCTGGTCCAGGACCTGCCGGCGCCCGGCGGCAGCACCCGTCAGGCCGGCTCGCCCTACGCCGACACCACCGGGGCCTCCGGGCCCGCCGAGAACCTGGTGGCGGTCTTCAGCGGCTCCACCCGCAGGGGCCGTTGGCGCGTCGGCGGCCGCACGAACGCCTTCGCGCTCTTCGGCAGCGTCGAGATCGACCTGACCGAGGCGCTGTTCGGCCAGCGCCTGACGGTGATCAACGCGACGTCCATCTTCGGCAGCGTCGAGATCAAGGTCCCCGAGAACATCTCGCTCCGGGGCAGCGGGACGGGCGTTTTCGGCAATTTCGAGGTCGACACACTGGAATCCGCGGACCCGGAGGCTCCGGTGGTCGTGGTGAACGGCTATTCCGTCTTCGGAAGCGTCGAGGCGAAGCCCAAGCGCGGCAAGCTCATCGCCAACCTCCACCAGCAGCTGCGCAAGCACCTCGGCCACTGA